In Corynebacterium ulcerans, one genomic interval encodes:
- a CDS encoding Mur ligase family protein: MSLNLRTRLAIGAARLATTASRATGRGSGGMIGGLIAEKIDPNIMASLGDDRPVALVTGTNGKSTTTRMLASAVRAQHTVATNEGGDNMDAGIISALMAGQEASHVILEVDELHVPAVADRLKPSCLILLNLTRDQLDRVGEINKIERALRECVMKHPEMTVIANCDDVLVSSIAYDAKNVVWVSAGAGWQGDSVSCPRTGGHVVHDGTDWYAVKPLPNGEQFRRPTPQWSISAEGITSPARTDAPATQVSALDLALPGNANRGNATQAVAAAVECFHVPLPQAIRAVEAVDDVAGRYSTITLGQHQIHLLLAKNPAGWQEALSMVDRTAEGLVIAVNGQVADGEDLSWLWDVKFEELDELSVKASGERGTDLSVRLTYASVEHELMKNPLHAIKACPAGRVEVLANYTAFRDLKKAIAAAKES, encoded by the coding sequence ATGAGTTTGAATCTGCGCACCCGCCTTGCCATCGGCGCTGCACGCTTGGCCACAACCGCTTCGCGTGCCACCGGTCGTGGGTCGGGCGGAATGATTGGCGGCCTTATAGCCGAGAAAATCGACCCGAACATCATGGCGTCGCTAGGCGACGACCGTCCCGTTGCCCTTGTCACTGGCACCAACGGTAAATCTACAACCACTCGTATGCTCGCATCTGCGGTGCGTGCACAACATACTGTGGCAACTAACGAGGGCGGCGACAATATGGACGCCGGCATCATCTCCGCACTCATGGCAGGTCAGGAGGCTAGCCATGTGATCCTTGAGGTAGACGAACTCCACGTTCCAGCCGTAGCAGATCGTCTCAAGCCATCATGCTTAATCCTCCTCAACCTCACCCGCGATCAACTGGACAGGGTGGGAGAAATCAACAAGATTGAGCGTGCGCTCCGTGAGTGCGTGATGAAGCACCCCGAGATGACTGTGATCGCCAACTGCGACGACGTACTTGTTAGCTCCATCGCCTACGATGCCAAAAACGTTGTATGGGTATCCGCAGGCGCTGGCTGGCAAGGAGATTCCGTTTCCTGCCCACGCACCGGCGGACACGTGGTCCACGACGGCACCGACTGGTACGCAGTCAAACCGCTGCCCAACGGTGAACAATTCCGCCGGCCGACCCCGCAGTGGAGCATCTCCGCTGAAGGTATAACCTCCCCGGCTCGCACAGACGCCCCTGCCACGCAGGTATCCGCTCTGGATCTGGCGCTTCCCGGCAACGCTAATCGCGGCAACGCCACCCAAGCGGTAGCTGCAGCCGTAGAGTGTTTCCATGTTCCGCTTCCCCAGGCGATTCGCGCGGTAGAAGCTGTCGACGATGTGGCGGGGCGCTACTCCACCATCACTCTTGGGCAACACCAAATTCATCTGCTTTTGGCCAAAAACCCAGCAGGCTGGCAAGAAGCGCTATCCATGGTCGACCGCACCGCAGAAGGCCTCGTGATTGCGGTTAATGGACAGGTCGCCGATGGTGAAGATCTCTCTTGGCTCTGGGACGTTAAGTTTGAGGAGCTCGATGAGCTATCCGTAAAAGCCTCTGGCGAACGCGGCACTGATCTGTCCGTGCGACTGACGTATGCCTCGGTAGAGCATGAGCTCATGAAGAATCCTTTGCACGCCATCAAGGCTTGCCCAGCTGGTCGCGTTGAGGTCCTTGCCAATTACACTGCATTCCGCGATTTGAAAAAGGCCATTGCGGCCGCAAAGGAGTCCTAA
- a CDS encoding MFS transporter, protein MSHTNVDARNGTNHASIVNPKAAVPVLLFSFVFCLIVDNGFKTMTGPMAAGLGIDPNTASLQASLAGVIIGIGAVVYAALADTISIRKLMLVGIGLIAVGSIMGFVFSGSWPMVLFGRIVQTAGLAAAETLYVIYVTKHLSEDDQKTYLGFSTAAFQGGLLIGALTSGFISTYVSWTAMFLVPLILILVAPFIQKMVPEDEAVEGTFDALGLFLVSVFAASLTMYMQKFNPLWLIPTVLGIVGFVVHVKKNKKALVSPEFFTNGRYVWAIVLVFVIYSTQLGFIFLLPFAASDVHGLSQDKAALLMVPGYICAILVGVFSGAIGKVLSSRQTIYAALTMIFLSLVIAALGLNLHIAVLICAIILFASGFALMYAPLVNTALINITAAKSGIAIGFYNLTINITIPLGIAYTAKLMDLNFGYSTILWVLAGIALVGAVIYVLADRRMSSTERARGVYVA, encoded by the coding sequence ATGTCTCATACAAACGTCGATGCACGTAACGGCACAAACCACGCGAGCATAGTTAATCCTAAAGCTGCAGTGCCTGTACTCTTGTTTTCCTTTGTCTTTTGCTTAATTGTGGACAATGGATTTAAAACAATGACTGGCCCGATGGCCGCAGGTTTGGGTATTGACCCCAACACCGCGAGCCTTCAGGCTTCTCTGGCCGGTGTGATTATCGGTATCGGTGCTGTGGTGTATGCAGCGCTTGCCGATACGATCTCCATCCGCAAATTGATGCTCGTAGGCATTGGGTTGATTGCGGTTGGCTCGATCATGGGCTTTGTGTTTTCCGGTTCGTGGCCGATGGTTCTGTTTGGTCGTATTGTCCAGACAGCTGGTCTTGCTGCTGCGGAAACGCTGTACGTGATCTATGTGACCAAGCACCTTTCTGAAGATGACCAGAAGACCTACCTGGGCTTTTCCACCGCCGCTTTCCAAGGCGGACTGCTGATCGGAGCCTTGACCTCAGGTTTCATCTCCACATACGTTTCATGGACCGCCATGTTCCTGGTCCCGCTGATCTTGATTCTTGTGGCTCCTTTCATCCAGAAGATGGTTCCGGAGGACGAGGCTGTTGAGGGAACATTTGATGCTCTAGGACTTTTCCTGGTGTCTGTGTTTGCAGCATCTTTGACCATGTACATGCAAAAGTTCAATCCGTTGTGGCTGATTCCTACGGTGCTCGGAATTGTCGGTTTTGTGGTTCATGTAAAGAAGAACAAGAAAGCACTCGTATCGCCGGAGTTCTTTACTAATGGTCGGTATGTGTGGGCGATTGTCTTGGTATTCGTGATTTATTCCACGCAGCTAGGGTTTATCTTCTTACTCCCATTCGCCGCGTCTGACGTTCACGGGCTTTCGCAGGATAAAGCTGCATTACTCATGGTCCCGGGTTATATCTGCGCGATTTTAGTGGGCGTCTTCTCCGGCGCGATCGGTAAGGTTTTGAGCTCTCGGCAGACTATTTACGCAGCTCTCACCATGATCTTCCTGTCATTGGTCATCGCGGCGCTTGGTTTGAACCTCCATATTGCAGTACTGATATGTGCAATTATCCTTTTTGCCTCTGGTTTTGCCCTTATGTACGCACCATTGGTGAATACCGCACTGATAAATATCACCGCTGCAAAGTCGGGCATCGCTATCGGTTTTTATAACCTGACCATCAACATCACAATTCCGCTTGGTATTGCCTATACCGCAAAGCTCATGGACCTGAACTTTGGCTACTCGACGATCCTCTGGGTGCTGGCCGGGATTGCTTTGGTTGGTGCAGTCATCTACGTCCTTGCAGATCGACGTATGTCTAGTACTGAACGCGCACGTGGTGTGTATGTGGCATAG
- a CDS encoding NADPH-dependent oxidoreductase translates to MNETIRTQLNHRTIREFTSEPVTEEMLDQIFQVALHTPTSLGMQTASIIRVTDPKLREQLTEIGTQEYVGRAPIYLLFIVDLHRTKRILAHNDAPTEPAGYPRNFVQGFTDACLMAQNVCIAAESLGLGVNFLGNVHNDAAAVIDVLALPELTFPVVGMTLGWPNQSPQLKPRMPKSLRIMENGYHEPEDWSESMTSYDSTMTTYYDLRNANQRVDSFTIQTLQKNPPIKDNRDLTFEIARSQGFDL, encoded by the coding sequence ATGAACGAGACAATCCGCACGCAGCTCAACCACCGCACGATTCGCGAGTTCACATCTGAACCAGTCACGGAAGAAATGCTTGACCAGATCTTCCAAGTAGCATTGCATACCCCCACCTCCCTTGGCATGCAGACCGCGAGCATTATCCGCGTCACCGATCCCAAGCTCCGCGAACAGCTGACCGAAATCGGAACTCAAGAATATGTGGGTCGAGCACCCATCTACCTTCTTTTTATCGTCGATTTACATCGAACCAAACGCATCCTTGCCCATAACGACGCCCCGACCGAACCCGCCGGATACCCACGCAATTTCGTCCAAGGCTTTACCGACGCCTGCCTCATGGCCCAAAACGTATGCATCGCGGCAGAGTCCCTCGGTCTGGGTGTTAATTTCCTCGGCAACGTTCACAACGACGCTGCCGCCGTAATTGACGTGCTCGCACTTCCGGAACTCACCTTCCCCGTTGTTGGCATGACTTTGGGCTGGCCAAATCAGTCGCCCCAGCTCAAACCACGCATGCCCAAGAGCCTCCGAATCATGGAAAATGGCTATCACGAGCCAGAGGATTGGTCAGAGTCTATGACTTCTTATGACTCCACCATGACCACCTATTACGACCTCCGCAATGCTAACCAGCGAGTGGACAGCTTCACCATCCAAACTCTCCAAAAGAATCCACCGATCAAAGACAACCGCGACCTTACCTTTGAGATTGCTCGTTCCCAAGGCTTTGATCTTTAG
- a CDS encoding sugar-binding transcriptional regulator — MIDARDAQAIDAAKLYYASGLGQAEVAQRLGISRPTVSKLLSYAREKGFVTITLNDPREQGDEIAQRLKERFLLDDVRVVRPVSPDKEELLRELGNAGASLLEDLVCDGMSVGISWGNTLNNVSEHLRSLPRHDVSVVQLKGGHSLSERSTNDLSTLTRFARAFNAEMKLLPLPVILDSREAKDLVVRDRHISCMLSAGAHADVVVFTVGSVQRESLLLNLGYLSEEEIDRLLTHAVGDICSRFYTATGEIADPAIDARTVGISIEDLSSRPTRVLIAGGVDKAKAIRVALEMGTTTHLVTDFGAAQAVLGE, encoded by the coding sequence ATGATTGACGCACGAGATGCACAAGCCATAGACGCGGCGAAGCTGTATTACGCGTCCGGTCTTGGGCAAGCAGAGGTTGCACAGCGTTTGGGTATTTCGCGCCCTACGGTTTCTAAGCTGCTTAGTTATGCGCGGGAAAAGGGCTTTGTCACCATTACGCTCAATGATCCGCGTGAGCAGGGCGATGAGATTGCACAACGTCTCAAAGAGCGCTTTTTGCTTGACGACGTCCGCGTGGTGCGCCCCGTCAGCCCCGACAAGGAAGAGCTGTTGCGTGAGTTGGGCAACGCCGGTGCTTCTTTATTGGAGGACTTGGTATGTGATGGGATGTCGGTAGGCATCTCTTGGGGGAACACCCTTAACAATGTGTCGGAGCATTTGCGTTCGCTTCCCCGTCACGATGTGAGTGTGGTGCAGCTCAAGGGAGGGCACTCGTTGAGTGAACGTAGCACGAATGACCTGAGTACGTTAACGCGTTTCGCACGTGCTTTTAACGCGGAGATGAAGCTCCTTCCTTTGCCGGTGATTCTGGATAGTCGTGAAGCTAAAGACTTGGTCGTACGTGATCGCCACATTTCCTGCATGCTCAGCGCTGGTGCGCATGCCGACGTCGTGGTGTTCACTGTGGGGTCTGTCCAGCGAGAAAGTCTGCTGCTCAACCTGGGGTATCTCTCAGAGGAAGAGATTGATCGGCTGCTTACGCATGCAGTCGGAGATATTTGTTCGCGGTTCTACACTGCTACGGGTGAGATCGCTGACCCTGCTATTGATGCACGTACCGTGGGTATTTCCATTGAAGACTTAAGCTCGCGACCAACGCGTGTGCTTATCGCTGGTGGAGTGGATAAAGCCAAGGCGATTCGTGTTGCTCTTGAGATGGGGACCACCACGCATCTGGTGACGGATTTTGGCGCTGCCCAGGCTGTGCTGGGGGAGTAA
- a CDS encoding S1 family peptidase, whose amino-acid sequence MGVLVATGAPSGHALPSDGYFDTANVPGEIKVNQGDQIHPENSRYGHSYCTAGYVDVENGRVWLAGHCGADGAKVYDKHKREIGTLKQRYDKELTEGQWPRGHHNFRANDLAYVQLADKNFAGKNVFSGNQIYQPQKGDTVCYYGAASKKTSCSEVLNTDSYLTVTGQLGTISGDSGGPNWVPGKGYVGQTLGSLSWENTGASVSIIRNQDVDMTSLAIPWQQDYEFSFPTPEEAKQVQKAEVLLPMIYQETRQREENNAWKFDKYLSDLGYAEEEAALREAVQQHKAALVNVLESNPWDGDNAGRVSFLTAVTKVTALGEEINQLIEEKSTT is encoded by the coding sequence ATGGGTGTTCTTGTTGCTACAGGAGCTCCCAGCGGGCATGCGCTCCCCTCCGACGGGTATTTTGACACTGCGAATGTGCCAGGGGAAATAAAAGTAAACCAAGGCGATCAGATTCATCCGGAAAACTCTCGATATGGGCATTCCTATTGCACTGCTGGCTACGTAGACGTTGAAAACGGTCGGGTATGGCTAGCTGGACATTGTGGAGCAGACGGCGCCAAGGTATATGACAAGCATAAACGAGAAATAGGGACGCTTAAGCAGCGATACGACAAAGAGCTGACAGAAGGGCAATGGCCACGCGGGCATCATAATTTCCGAGCGAATGATCTTGCGTACGTGCAGCTTGCCGATAAGAATTTTGCGGGAAAGAATGTCTTTTCTGGAAACCAGATATATCAGCCGCAAAAGGGTGACACAGTGTGCTACTACGGTGCCGCCTCAAAGAAGACTTCATGCTCGGAAGTGCTGAATACGGACTCGTATCTTACGGTGACCGGCCAGCTCGGCACGATAAGCGGTGACTCTGGAGGGCCTAACTGGGTTCCCGGGAAAGGGTACGTAGGGCAAACACTAGGGTCGTTGTCCTGGGAAAACACAGGCGCGAGTGTTTCTATAATCCGTAACCAAGATGTCGATATGACTTCTCTAGCGATCCCTTGGCAGCAAGATTATGAATTTTCTTTCCCCACGCCGGAAGAAGCCAAACAGGTACAAAAAGCTGAAGTTCTTCTACCGATGATCTACCAGGAGACCCGGCAGCGCGAGGAAAACAACGCGTGGAAGTTTGATAAATACCTATCGGATTTAGGTTACGCAGAGGAGGAAGCCGCGCTGCGTGAGGCTGTGCAGCAGCACAAGGCTGCTTTAGTCAATGTCTTAGAAAGCAACCCTTGGGATGGCGATAATGCAGGGAGAGTTTCTTTTCTTACTGCCGTTACCAAAGTGACAGCGCTGGGCGAAGAGATTAACCAGCTCATAGAAGAAAAGAGCACGACCTAA
- the leuA gene encoding 2-isopropylmalate synthase has product MASSDAFISAPADIHTPAGNFAAGQAAWNKQRSSDLPVHRYRPFAAEVEKIDLPDRTWPSTIIDSAPQWCAVDLRDGNQALIDPMSPERKRRMFNLLVTMGYKEIEVGFPSASQTDFDFVREIIEKNMIPDDVTIQVLVQAREHLIRRTFEACEGAKNVIVHFYNSTSILQRDVVFRKDKKAIKKLATDAAELIKTIAADYPDTNWRWEYSPESFTGTELSYAKEVIDAVVEVMNPSPAHPIIINLPSTVEMTTPNVYADSVEWMHRNLNRRDSIILSLHPHNDRGTGVAAAELGYMAGADRIEGCLFGNGERTGNVCLVTLGLNILTQGVDPQIDFSDIEQIRRTVEYCNQLRVPERHPYGGDLVFTAFSGSHQDAVNKGLDAMASRVRPGATHTDVSWEDLREEAWEVPYLPIDPKDVGRNYEAVIRVNSQSGKGGVAYIMKTDHGIALPRPMQVEFSSIVQRVTDAEGGEVESKNMWDIFAQEYLDRTAPIEQITMRVDAAQNETDEAHIAATLEFQGKETTIEGHGNGPIAAYANALESLGIDVEVQEYEQHARTAGDDAESAAYILADINGQRFWGVGIAGSITYASLKAITSAVNRALS; this is encoded by the coding sequence ATGGCCTCCTCTGACGCTTTCATCTCCGCACCGGCAGACATTCACACCCCTGCCGGCAACTTTGCCGCTGGACAAGCAGCGTGGAACAAACAGCGCTCATCCGATCTCCCGGTTCACCGCTATCGCCCCTTTGCTGCCGAAGTGGAAAAGATCGACCTGCCAGATAGAACATGGCCCAGCACCATCATCGATTCTGCCCCACAGTGGTGCGCCGTGGATCTGCGCGATGGCAACCAAGCGCTTATCGATCCCATGAGCCCCGAACGCAAGCGCCGCATGTTTAACCTGCTGGTCACCATGGGATACAAAGAGATTGAAGTGGGATTTCCCTCTGCCTCACAAACCGACTTTGATTTTGTCCGTGAGATCATCGAGAAAAATATGATCCCCGATGACGTCACCATCCAAGTCCTGGTTCAAGCGCGAGAGCACCTCATTCGCCGCACCTTTGAGGCCTGCGAGGGAGCCAAAAACGTTATCGTTCACTTCTACAATTCCACGTCTATTCTGCAGCGCGACGTTGTGTTCAGAAAAGATAAAAAGGCAATAAAAAAGCTGGCCACAGACGCGGCAGAACTGATTAAGACTATTGCTGCCGATTACCCAGACACCAACTGGCGATGGGAATACTCCCCCGAGTCCTTCACCGGCACCGAGCTCTCTTACGCAAAAGAGGTGATCGATGCAGTAGTCGAGGTCATGAACCCCAGCCCGGCACATCCCATCATCATCAATCTGCCTTCCACCGTGGAAATGACCACCCCCAACGTCTACGCAGACTCCGTGGAATGGATGCACCGAAACCTGAATCGTCGCGATTCCATCATTCTGTCTCTGCACCCACATAATGACCGTGGCACCGGTGTTGCCGCCGCCGAACTCGGATACATGGCAGGCGCCGACCGCATCGAAGGCTGCCTCTTTGGCAATGGCGAACGCACCGGAAATGTCTGTCTGGTCACCCTGGGGCTGAACATACTCACCCAAGGAGTAGACCCACAGATCGATTTCTCCGATATTGAGCAGATCCGCCGAACCGTCGAATACTGCAACCAGCTGCGCGTTCCCGAGCGTCACCCGTACGGCGGCGACCTGGTGTTTACGGCTTTCTCCGGTTCCCACCAAGATGCCGTCAACAAAGGCCTGGACGCCATGGCATCGCGCGTTCGACCCGGCGCGACTCACACCGATGTCTCGTGGGAAGATCTCCGCGAAGAGGCCTGGGAAGTCCCCTATCTGCCCATCGACCCCAAAGATGTGGGCCGCAACTACGAGGCAGTCATCCGCGTCAACTCGCAGTCCGGCAAGGGCGGCGTCGCGTACATCATGAAAACTGACCACGGCATTGCGCTTCCCCGCCCTATGCAGGTCGAGTTCTCCTCTATCGTCCAGCGTGTCACCGATGCCGAGGGTGGCGAAGTAGAGTCCAAGAACATGTGGGACATCTTTGCCCAGGAATATTTGGATCGCACCGCGCCGATCGAGCAGATCACTATGCGTGTCGACGCCGCCCAGAATGAAACAGACGAAGCCCACATTGCTGCAACACTAGAATTCCAAGGCAAGGAAACCACCATCGAAGGCCACGGCAACGGCCCCATCGCTGCCTATGCCAATGCGCTCGAATCCCTGGGCATCGACGTGGAAGTGCAGGAATACGAGCAGCACGCCCGCACTGCAGGCGACGACGCAGAATCTGCAGCCTACATTCTGGCCGACATTAATGGACAGCGCTTCTGGGGCGTAGGTATCGCAGGATCAATTACTTACGCTTCCCTCAAGGCCATTACCTCAGCGGTCAATCGTGCCCTGAGCTAG
- a CDS encoding DNA polymerase III subunit epsilon (3'-5' exonuclease of DNA polymerase III) — translation MTNKQVDAPNAERAAEIEHAPYVALSIQTSGIHPSTSRLITVDAVTFTEDGEEVDHFHAVINPGDNPGPFHLHGLSREEITQGKKFSHILKPLGKLIDDRTLILHNTPYTWGFLVSESRRAMSNAARANRARHRHRNHRRQRVGHIPRPRLIVDTLATARRQGVAFEDIRIRAVAHALGLDSPSPVASLERAARPEQHVSREETLLIARMHFVEKACGVISSYTPDQLRADKFGLQRSDIRVDAMEVPREYENPGVYSPSNGFVQGMEVVIAPEITEDPDTIIEAVLRTGLAYNEKLTRKSSVVVCNKKEDLVGKAMHGHRKGIPLITDKEFLRAVVDVKPGKAREDD, via the coding sequence ATGACCAATAAGCAAGTAGACGCCCCCAACGCAGAGCGAGCTGCCGAGATCGAGCATGCTCCTTACGTAGCGTTATCGATACAAACAAGCGGTATCCACCCGTCTACTTCTCGCCTCATTACTGTCGATGCAGTCACTTTCACCGAAGACGGGGAAGAAGTCGACCATTTTCATGCCGTCATCAACCCTGGTGATAACCCCGGCCCTTTCCATCTCCACGGACTCAGCCGAGAAGAAATCACGCAAGGTAAAAAATTTAGTCACATACTAAAACCGCTGGGCAAGCTTATCGACGACCGCACCCTTATCCTCCACAACACGCCTTATACATGGGGTTTCCTCGTGTCCGAGTCTCGTCGAGCCATGAGTAACGCCGCACGGGCAAACCGCGCTCGCCACAGGCACCGCAACCACCGTCGACAACGAGTAGGGCATATTCCGCGCCCGCGTTTGATCGTCGATACGCTAGCAACGGCGCGCCGTCAAGGCGTTGCTTTTGAAGACATCCGTATCCGCGCTGTCGCTCATGCGCTAGGCCTCGATTCCCCTTCTCCGGTTGCTTCGCTTGAGCGCGCTGCGCGTCCTGAGCAGCATGTATCCCGCGAGGAAACCCTGCTCATCGCACGCATGCACTTTGTGGAAAAAGCGTGTGGAGTCATCTCTTCTTATACTCCTGATCAACTGCGGGCAGACAAGTTTGGGTTGCAGCGCTCAGACATTCGAGTAGACGCCATGGAGGTTCCTCGCGAGTACGAAAATCCAGGCGTTTACTCCCCTTCTAATGGCTTTGTACAAGGCATGGAGGTAGTGATCGCCCCAGAAATCACGGAAGATCCAGACACCATCATCGAGGCAGTCCTGCGTACCGGGTTGGCTTATAACGAAAAACTCACACGCAAGTCCAGCGTTGTGGTGTGCAATAAAAAAGAAGACCTTGTTGGAAAAGCCATGCATGGGCACCGAAAAGGAATTCCTTTGATAACAGATAAGGAATTCCTTCGGGCTGTCGTAGACGTCAAACCAGGCAAGGCGCGCGAAGACGACTAA
- a CDS encoding type 1 glutamine amidotransferase produces MTDLSIGLILPDVLSTYGDDGNALVLRQRARMRGFTAEIHTVKLGQAVPESLDIYCLGGGEDTAQILAAEHLIADGGLTRAANAGRPVLGICAGLQVLGRSFRASGRMVDGVGLIDATTSSLAKRTIGELHTSPTSNGITAELTEPLTGFENHMGATILGPDAQPLGKVTRGVGNTDEHGISQASANSEQITAEGAVQGNVICTYMHGPALARNPQLADLLLAKAMGIALSELAPLELPVVDQLRKERLA; encoded by the coding sequence ATGACTGATCTTTCTATTGGACTCATCCTTCCCGATGTCCTGAGCACATACGGCGACGACGGCAACGCTTTGGTGTTGCGGCAACGCGCCCGCATGCGAGGTTTCACCGCAGAAATTCATACGGTGAAACTGGGCCAAGCGGTACCGGAATCCTTGGATATTTATTGCCTAGGCGGTGGTGAAGACACAGCCCAGATCCTTGCCGCTGAGCACCTCATCGCAGATGGCGGCCTTACTCGCGCAGCAAACGCCGGGCGCCCAGTCTTAGGTATTTGCGCCGGGCTTCAAGTACTCGGTCGTTCTTTCCGCGCAAGCGGCAGGATGGTTGATGGTGTAGGACTTATCGACGCCACCACCTCTTCCCTAGCCAAACGCACTATCGGAGAGCTCCACACCAGCCCCACCAGCAACGGCATTACTGCCGAGCTAACAGAGCCCCTCACCGGATTTGAAAACCACATGGGCGCCACGATCCTTGGCCCTGATGCACAGCCATTGGGAAAGGTCACTCGCGGTGTGGGCAACACAGATGAGCATGGTATCTCTCAGGCGTCGGCGAACTCTGAGCAGATAACTGCGGAAGGTGCGGTGCAAGGAAACGTTATCTGCACATACATGCACGGACCCGCGCTTGCCCGTAACCCCCAACTAGCTGATCTCCTGCTAGCCAAGGCTATGGGTATAGCCCTCAGCGAGCTTGCTCCTCTCGAGCTGCCTGTGGTTGATCAGCTACGCAAGGAACGTCTAGCGTAG
- the deoC gene encoding deoxyribose-phosphate aldolase: MSSQLTRSQVAVMIDHTLLKPEATEADVKKLVKEAAQLGTYSICISPSLLPVEVPEGVHIATVVGFPSGAVKPEIKANEASRAVHDGAEEVDMVINLALVKEGRFEDLQAEIAAVRAAVPAPNVLKVILETAALDDDQIARACEVSEKAGADFVKTSTGFHPAGGASVHAVEIMNRTVGGRLGIKASGGIRDAETAKAMIAAGATRLGLSASAAVLDGFDE, from the coding sequence ATGTCGTCTCAACTCACCCGCTCTCAGGTCGCCGTAATGATCGACCACACCCTGCTCAAGCCGGAAGCTACTGAAGCGGACGTGAAGAAATTGGTCAAAGAGGCTGCACAACTCGGCACGTATTCTATTTGCATCTCACCTTCGTTGCTGCCAGTGGAGGTCCCGGAAGGCGTACATATTGCTACCGTGGTGGGGTTCCCCTCGGGCGCAGTCAAGCCCGAAATTAAGGCCAATGAGGCATCTCGTGCAGTTCACGATGGCGCTGAAGAAGTAGATATGGTAATTAATCTGGCTTTGGTCAAAGAGGGACGCTTTGAGGACCTTCAAGCGGAAATCGCCGCAGTGCGCGCAGCAGTGCCAGCTCCAAACGTCCTCAAAGTGATCCTTGAGACCGCAGCGCTTGACGACGATCAGATCGCTCGTGCCTGCGAAGTTTCAGAGAAAGCTGGCGCAGACTTTGTTAAGACTTCCACCGGATTCCATCCGGCAGGTGGTGCCAGCGTGCATGCCGTGGAGATCATGAACCGCACTGTTGGCGGTCGCCTCGGCATCAAAGCATCAGGTGGCATCCGTGATGCAGAGACTGCAAAGGCCATGATTGCTGCAGGAGCAACCCGATTGGGATTGTCCGCTTCCGCAGCTGTTCTGGACGGCTTCGACGAGTAG
- the deoD gene encoding purine-nucleoside phosphorylase: MAEKSTPHINPRGVDIADTVLLPGDPRRAKFIAETYLDDVVQFNEVRNMLGYTGTYKGTPVSVMGSGMGMPSIGIYSWELINIFGARNVIRVGSIGSLQEDINLYDIIVASSASTDSNFLEQYNLPGTYAPTASWKLLKAVVDEADKAGQKVHVGNILSSDIFYNADETANARWARMGVMGVEMESAALYSIAAYAGAHALGLFTVSDNIPKGESTTSEEREKAFTSMMEIALPLAGI, translated from the coding sequence ATGGCTGAAAAGTCCACGCCCCATATCAATCCACGCGGTGTTGATATCGCAGATACGGTTCTGCTTCCTGGTGACCCACGCCGCGCGAAATTCATTGCAGAGACGTACCTCGATGACGTTGTTCAATTCAACGAGGTACGCAACATGCTGGGATACACCGGAACGTATAAAGGCACCCCGGTTTCTGTGATGGGCTCGGGAATGGGAATGCCTTCCATTGGCATCTACTCGTGGGAACTCATCAATATCTTTGGTGCGCGCAACGTTATCCGAGTGGGGTCGATTGGCTCTTTGCAGGAAGACATCAACCTTTATGACATCATCGTGGCGTCATCAGCCTCCACGGATTCCAACTTCCTAGAGCAGTACAACTTGCCCGGAACATATGCTCCTACTGCGTCCTGGAAACTACTGAAAGCTGTGGTTGACGAGGCAGACAAGGCTGGTCAGAAGGTGCACGTGGGCAATATCTTGTCTTCAGACATCTTCTACAACGCCGATGAGACTGCAAATGCTCGCTGGGCACGCATGGGCGTTATGGGTGTGGAGATGGAGTCTGCAGCATTGTATTCCATTGCCGCGTATGCCGGTGCTCATGCGCTCGGTTTGTTCACGGTGTCGGACAACATACCTAAGGGAGAAAGCACCACATCTGAGGAACGTGAAAAAGCGTTTACCTCGATGATGGAAATCGCCCTTCCGCTCGCGGGAATCTAG